The genomic window ATCCATAATCATTTTTACACCACGATCAACGAGCTTGACATTGCTTAACTGCATATCGACCATTTTGTTGCCTCTTACTTTTCCAAGCTGAATCATTGCGGCGGTCGAAATCATATTTAAAACCAATTTCTGTGCAGTTCCGGCTTTCATCCTTGAACTTCCTGTAACAAATTCAGGTCCCACTACAACTTCGATCGGGAATTGCGCTGTCAGTGCTAACGGACTTCCCGCATTACACGTAATGCATCCGGTAACAATGTTATTTGCATTGCAAGCTTCTAAACCACTAATAACATAAGGAGTTGTACCAGAAGCTGCAATTCCGATTACGACATCATTTGAATGGATATTATGATTTTGAAGATCGATCCAAGCATTTGTTGTGCTGTCTTCGGCATTTTCAACTGCACGTCTTATCGCTGTATCGCCCCCAGCAATAATACCATTTACCAAATCAAAAGGAACACCAAATGTAGGCGGGCATTCTGAAGCATCGACAACACCAAGTCGGCCAGAAGTTCCTGCTCCAATATAAAACAATCTACCACCCAGCTTTAATTTGTCAACTATCTGAGGAATCAAAGCTTCGATTTGTGGTAAAGCTTTTTCTACTGCATAAGGAACAGTTTTGTCTTCTTGGTTAATATTAGATAACAATTCATGAACAGACATTTTCTCTAAATGTTCATATTTTGATGCTTGTTCAGTAGTTTTCGTAAATGTCATTTTATCATTATTTAGACTCGTCAAAATTAATATATTTTATATCAATCTTGCAAAGTCTCAGAGATTTAAAATCATTTTTTTTCTTCTATTTTTTCTGCATAAAGACGGTTAAAATGTGACTTTGTTACATAAACTAAAATATTATATTTGTTTAATATAAAAAGATAAATGGATAAATTAGGATTTTTAGATAGTGTTGCCCGTATTGCTGTTTTTGTTTCGTTATTACTTGCACTTTTTTTGCTTACCGTAAAGACAGAGAATAAATTAGCAAATCGATTATTTGCCTCTTTTATAACTTTTTCAGCAATTGATTTCAGTGGCCTTCTTGATTTTTCATTTCCGACAGAATATATTTATTTAACGATTTTGAGAAGTACATTTTGTTTGCTGGAAATGCCTCTGATTTATTTGTACGTTTTAGCAGTCTGTTATTCTGATTTTCGATTAAAATGGAAACACTTAATATATACAACTCCATTTGTAGTAATGAATTTAGTTTTAATGCCTCGATTTTATTTAGAATCAGGTATTGTAAGAGAACATTTTTTGGCCAATTTCAGTAACATGCCTGAAGTGTATTTTTTTCAGATTTTAATCGAATGCCAATATTGGTTTTATATTATCAGCATATTTTTGATTTTAAGAAAATACAAGAAAATCTACCTCGAAAATTATACAAATCCGAGTACCTCTACCTACAAATGGCTTTTTCAGATGAACTGTGTTTTTGCGGTAATGCATAGTATTACAGCTTCAAAAAATTTGTTGCGTTATACTGCTTCCAGAGATACTTTTCTTTGGGGAAATGTTCTTATGGTGATTATGGCCTTAAGCGTAATATGCTGGTTTGTGATGAAAGCATTAAATCATCCGGAACTTTTTAGAGGAATTAATTCAAGATTGACATTAACTAAAGACTTTCTTCCTAAAGAAAACAATGAAACCATCGAAATTGCAAATAATCAGGATGAAGCTGTTTCTGCTCAGATTTCAGAATTAAAAAATTATATGATTGAGAAGGAGCCATATCTTGATCCGTCGCTTACGATTCAGGAACTGGCCAATCAAATTGAAATTTCAGTTCGGGATTTGTCTGTTTTAATTAATCATCATATGGATCAGCATTTTTTTGATTTTGTGAATGAATATCGTATTCAAAAAGCAATGGAAATTTTAAAAAATCCTTCCAAAAAAGATTTAACTGTTTTAGAAATCTTGTATGAGGTGGGATTTAATTCTAAATCATCGTTCAATACTTCTTTCAAAAAATATACAAATTTAACGCCTACGGCTTATCGAAACGCTTCATAACTAGTAGTTTGTAAAAAGTCGTACTTTATGCTAAAAAAAGTCGAACCAATTTCTTTAAGAGAAAATGGTTCGACTTTTTTTGTCGGTCGCATAGGCAGATTTTCTAAGGCAACTTTGCTTCAAATTAATCGAAACAAGTTTTAAAATTAGAAATCATGAAAAAAGCAAACCTCCTTATCTTTTTATTATTGCCTTTATTTTGTTTGGCACAATCAACATTAAAATTAAAAGGAAAAATAACAAGCCAAACAAAACCTTTAGAATGGGCAGAAATAACAATCTCAAATTTAGAAGGAAAAATTATTGAAGGAACAACTTCAAGTCAAGATGGCTCTTTTGAAATCAATCTTAAAAATGGTTCTTATAAAATAGGGATAAGTCTTTTGGGGTTTACTGATTATGAAAATAAAATTTCCTTAGAAAAAGATACAGATTTAGGGGTTATGACGCTTAAAGAAAACGAAACAAAATTAGTTGAAGTTTTGATTCAGTCTAAAAAGAAAACCATCGAGCAAAAAACGGATCGTTTGGTCTATAATTTTGAAAATAATGTAACCAATGTTGGAGGAGATGCCTTAAGCGCCATCAATAGCGCGCCTGGTGTTGTAGTGCAAAACAATACGATAAATATATTAGGAAAAGGAACTTCGAGGGTTATGATTGATGGAAGAATTATTGAATTAACGGGCGAAGAATTGAATAATTTTTTAAAATCAATTTCGGCAAGTGATATTAAAAATATAGAAATTATAAGTAACCCGCCTGCAAAGTATGAAGCTGAAGGAACTGGCGGATTGATTAATATTATTATGAAAAAAGGAGTTCGTGATTCGTGGAAAAATACCACAACAGCTTCTTACGATCAAAATAAATACGGAATTTTTACTTTGAGAGATAATTTCTTTTATAACAAAAATAAGTTTCGCCTTTCGGCAAGCGTCAACGGAAAAACGGGATATATGAATATAGAGGAAATTTCAAAAGTATATTTTGAAGACGGAATTTCAAATTTGAACGCTACGACAAAAATGAAAAATGAAAATCTATCAGGGAAATTTGCTTTAGATTACGATTTTTCAGAAAAAACAACAGTGGGTTTTCAATTTATAAACGACAGAAATAATCCGGATTTTCAATCGGATATTGTGATAGACAGATATGATACTCAGAATCAATTAAAAAATTATACCATCAATAAAAGTTACGCAGACAGAGCATCTGGAAGTTTAACGTACAATGCGCATTTGATAACAAAACTGGATTCGCTGAACCGAAAATTATCTTTTGATGTGGATTATTTTAATTACAATTCAAAATTTGATCGTGAGTTTATCGCAAACGACTATTTGGCAGACGGAACTTTTGTTAATGTGAATCAGTCGGGGCGAAATATCTCAAATCAAGATATTCATAATTGGAGTTTTAAGGCAGATATGGAACATCCGCTTCAAGTCTTGAATTTATCTTATGGCGCGAAAATGAGTTTTACAAACAGTGTAAGCGATTTACTTTATTACAACACGATTACAGGAACTCCAGAATTAGATCCTTTACAATCAAACCGATTTAATTACACAGAAAATAATCAAGCGTTTTATGTTAACGGAGATAAAAAAATCAATGAAAAATGGAATTTTCAAGTTGGTTTGAGACTGGAAAACACGCAGACGAAAGGTTTCTCTGAAACTTTAAATCAGGAAACGGTTAATAATTATTTGAAATTGTTTCCAACAGTTTTTGCGTCTTATAAGAAAAACGACAACAATACTTTTACCTTAAATTATGGAAAAAGAATCAACAGACCACGTTTTGATTTATTGAATCCGTTTCGAATTTATATAAGCAGTAATAGTTATTCAGAAGGAAATCCGTTTTTACAGCCTTCGTTTAGTGACAACTTTGAGCTTGGATATTCTTATAAAGAAATTTTGAGAACTACGGTTTTTGTCAATGCAATTACAAACGGCTATGGCGTTTTGTTTACCTCAAATCCAGAAACAAATACACAAATTGTAACCAGAGATAATTATTTTAAAAGTTTGAATTATGGAGTTGGAGAAACATATTCGGCAACTTTTGCAGATTGGTGGACAAGCGAAAATTCTTTGTATTTTTTAGGCGCAAAAACAGAATTTATTAAAGATATCAATGCAACTCCGTCAAATAGTTTAGAAATAGATTTTTCTACAAATAATACTTTTGTATTAGGGAAAAATTCTAAGCTTCAAATTGATTTTAGTTACACGCCACCTTATGAAAGCGGTTTATACAAAATAGGTTACACATCAAGTTTTGATATTGGTTTTAAACAAGATTTGCTTAATAAAACGATGCAAATCGCATTTTTAGCAAATGATATTTTTAATACTTCTTACTTAAAAGATTTTACTTCAGTTGTAAATGGTGTGAAACAGGTTTACGATCAAAACAATAGTAACCGATTTGTGCGTTTGTCTGTGGTTTATAATTTTGGAAATAAAAAGATAAACATAAAAGAGCGTGCTTTTGGAAATCAGGATGAGAAAAAGAGAGCTAACTAAATTAGATAATTAGAAAATGTGCCAATTAGATAATGATAATTTTCAAATTGGCACATTTTCTAATTGACACATTATAAAAAGAATGCCAATAAAATTCCGAGAACGATCATCGAAACTTTGGCGATATTGAATTTATGGCCTTCGCTGCTTTCAAAGATAATAGTAGATGAAATATGGAATAAAATACCGATTACGATTGCTGTTATTTCGGTGTAATATTTACTTAAAAAAGGCAAATATTCAGATGCTATTGTTCCTAGTGGCGTCATGATAGCAAAGGTCAGCATGAAGGCAAAAATGGCTTTCTTGTTTAAATCGGCATTGATAAAAAATGTTGTTAGAATAACGGCAATTGGCAAATGATGAATGGCAATTCCGACAGCTAAACCGTGATGGTGACTTACAGGAAAACCTTCTAAAAAGGCATGAATGCAAAGACTGATGAACAAGAGCCACGGAATCTGAGACATTTTTGCGTGTCCGTGTACGTGTCCGTGCTCGGCACCTTTTGAGAAAAATTCGAGAACGATCTGGAATAAAATTCCGACCATTATAAAGATTCCGATGTTATGATTGTGCGATTCGTAAACATCAGGAAGAAGATGCATTACGGTTAATGACAATAAAAAAGAACCGCTGAAGGCCAGTAGTAATTTTAAATTGGTTTTGTTTTCGGGTTTTATAAACAAAGCCGCGCCATATCCTAAAAGTACAGAAAATAAGGGTAGTAGATAATTCATCTTTTTGTTTAATCGTTTTTTTGTTTAATCGTTTAATCGAATTTCTTGTTAGTTTGTTTAGCGATTAAACAAATTAACGGTTAAACGATTAAACCTATTTAAAAATCATGATTAATCTTTCGCTTTCGGTTTTATGGAATTTTTTGAGTTTGTAGTCTCCAAAAATGTCCAGAAGGAAAATTCCAGCTTCGTCCATTAAATCCTGAAAGTCTTTCAAAGTTAGTGCTTTTACTTTTTCTGTAAAATGATATTTTCTGCCTTTGTCTTCAAAATCAATTTCTTTGAAAATATGTCCATCTTCAACATATCTTTTGATGTGAAAATCTATTTCGTCAACGGTTTTTACTTCTTCAGGTACAAGGTTTTCAATAACGTTTGCCACGTTCATGAAATCGATAACCGCAAAACCATATTCAGATAGGCTTTCTTTAATTGCCTTTAAAGTAGTCAGATTGTCGTCGTCGCTTTCAAAATAGCCAAAACTGGTGAAAAGGTTGAAAATGGCATCAAACTTTTCTTCAAAAGGTTCGCGCATATCATGCACTTTAAAATGCAGTGTTTCGTTGCTATTTTTGCTGGCTTCTACAATACTGTTTTCAGACAAATCTGCTCCTAAAACATCATAGCCCAACTGATTTAAATAAATAGAATGACGGCCTTTTCCGCATGCTAAGTCCAATACTTTTGCTTTTTCGGGCAAGTTAAGGTAATGCGTTAAATTGTCCATGAAAACCTGAGCTTCACGATAATTACGATCCTTATAAAGAATGTGATAATATGGCGTGTCAAACCATGAAGAATACCAGTTTTGATTATCGTCTTCGTGATTTGGGATTGATGCGTTAGGTTCTTGAGACATTTATTCTATTTCAATTAATTCAAAGTCCGGCAAATTTAGTGTATTTTTGCCGAAAAATAACTATTTCGCTTCGATACGTGTTTATACCAGTATAATAAAATGTTATGGCGATTGGCTTTTTTTAATTGAAAAAAAATGGAAGAAAATTTTAAAATGATTGCCAAATGTTTTTTTGGCTTTGAAGAAATATTAGAAAAAGAATTACGCACACTTGGCGCTCAGGACGT from Flavobacterium sp. KACC 22763 includes these protein-coding regions:
- a CDS encoding ZIP family metal transporter, translating into MNYLLPLFSVLLGYGAALFIKPENKTNLKLLLAFSGSFLLSLTVMHLLPDVYESHNHNIGIFIMVGILFQIVLEFFSKGAEHGHVHGHAKMSQIPWLLFISLCIHAFLEGFPVSHHHGLAVGIAIHHLPIAVILTTFFINADLNKKAIFAFMLTFAIMTPLGTIASEYLPFLSKYYTEITAIVIGILFHISSTIIFESSEGHKFNIAKVSMIVLGILLAFFL
- a CDS encoding class I SAM-dependent methyltransferase, with the translated sequence MSQEPNASIPNHEDDNQNWYSSWFDTPYYHILYKDRNYREAQVFMDNLTHYLNLPEKAKVLDLACGKGRHSIYLNQLGYDVLGADLSENSIVEASKNSNETLHFKVHDMREPFEEKFDAIFNLFTSFGYFESDDDNLTTLKAIKESLSEYGFAVIDFMNVANVIENLVPEEVKTVDEIDFHIKRYVEDGHIFKEIDFEDKGRKYHFTEKVKALTLKDFQDLMDEAGIFLLDIFGDYKLKKFHKTESERLIMIFK
- the murQ gene encoding N-acetylmuramic acid 6-phosphate etherase; protein product: MTFTKTTEQASKYEHLEKMSVHELLSNINQEDKTVPYAVEKALPQIEALIPQIVDKLKLGGRLFYIGAGTSGRLGVVDASECPPTFGVPFDLVNGIIAGGDTAIRRAVENAEDSTTNAWIDLQNHNIHSNDVVIGIAASGTTPYVISGLEACNANNIVTGCITCNAGSPLALTAQFPIEVVVGPEFVTGSSRMKAGTAQKLVLNMISTAAMIQLGKVRGNKMVDMQLSNVKLVDRGVKMIMDEISVSYEEASELLKKYGSVRNAVDNYNK
- a CDS encoding helix-turn-helix domain-containing protein, coding for MDKLGFLDSVARIAVFVSLLLALFLLTVKTENKLANRLFASFITFSAIDFSGLLDFSFPTEYIYLTILRSTFCLLEMPLIYLYVLAVCYSDFRLKWKHLIYTTPFVVMNLVLMPRFYLESGIVREHFLANFSNMPEVYFFQILIECQYWFYIISIFLILRKYKKIYLENYTNPSTSTYKWLFQMNCVFAVMHSITASKNLLRYTASRDTFLWGNVLMVIMALSVICWFVMKALNHPELFRGINSRLTLTKDFLPKENNETIEIANNQDEAVSAQISELKNYMIEKEPYLDPSLTIQELANQIEISVRDLSVLINHHMDQHFFDFVNEYRIQKAMEILKNPSKKDLTVLEILYEVGFNSKSSFNTSFKKYTNLTPTAYRNAS
- a CDS encoding TonB-dependent receptor domain-containing protein, coding for MKKANLLIFLLLPLFCLAQSTLKLKGKITSQTKPLEWAEITISNLEGKIIEGTTSSQDGSFEINLKNGSYKIGISLLGFTDYENKISLEKDTDLGVMTLKENETKLVEVLIQSKKKTIEQKTDRLVYNFENNVTNVGGDALSAINSAPGVVVQNNTINILGKGTSRVMIDGRIIELTGEELNNFLKSISASDIKNIEIISNPPAKYEAEGTGGLINIIMKKGVRDSWKNTTTASYDQNKYGIFTLRDNFFYNKNKFRLSASVNGKTGYMNIEEISKVYFEDGISNLNATTKMKNENLSGKFALDYDFSEKTTVGFQFINDRNNPDFQSDIVIDRYDTQNQLKNYTINKSYADRASGSLTYNAHLITKLDSLNRKLSFDVDYFNYNSKFDREFIANDYLADGTFVNVNQSGRNISNQDIHNWSFKADMEHPLQVLNLSYGAKMSFTNSVSDLLYYNTITGTPELDPLQSNRFNYTENNQAFYVNGDKKINEKWNFQVGLRLENTQTKGFSETLNQETVNNYLKLFPTVFASYKKNDNNTFTLNYGKRINRPRFDLLNPFRIYISSNSYSEGNPFLQPSFSDNFELGYSYKEILRTTVFVNAITNGYGVLFTSNPETNTQIVTRDNYFKSLNYGVGETYSATFADWWTSENSLYFLGAKTEFIKDINATPSNSLEIDFSTNNTFVLGKNSKLQIDFSYTPPYESGLYKIGYTSSFDIGFKQDLLNKTMQIAFLANDIFNTSYLKDFTSVVNGVKQVYDQNNSNRFVRLSVVYNFGNKKINIKERAFGNQDEKKRAN